The following coding sequences are from one Salvia hispanica cultivar TCC Black 2014 chromosome 3, UniMelb_Shisp_WGS_1.0, whole genome shotgun sequence window:
- the LOC125214777 gene encoding L-ascorbate peroxidase 1, cytosolic-like — MVKNYPVVSEDYLKAVDKCKRKLRGLIAEKNCAPIMLRLAWHSAGTFDQCSKTGGPFGTMRFEAELAHGANNGLDIALRLLEPIRKQFPTISFADFYQLAGVVAVEVTGGPDVPFHPGRPDKAEPPVEGRLPDATKGSDHLRDVFTKQMGLTDQDIVALSGGHTLGRCHKERSGFEGPWTSNPLIFDNSYFTELLSGEKEGLLQLPTDKTLLTDPGFRPFVDKYAADEDAFFADYAEAHQKLSELGFAEA; from the exons ATGGTGAAGAACTACCCAGTTGTGAGCGAGGATTACTTGAAGGCTGTTGACAAATGCAAGAGGAAGCTTAGGGGTCTCATCGCTGAGAAGAACTGCGCTCCTATCATGCTTCGTCTTGC ATGGCACTCTGCTGGTACATTTGATCAGTGCTCAAAAACTGGAGGTCCATTCGGAACCATGAGATTCGAGGCTGAGCTTGCGCATGGTGCCAACAATGGTCTTGATATTGCTTTGAGACTCTTGGAGCCCATCAGGAAGCAGTTCCCCACCATCTCTTTTGCTGACTTCTACCAG CTGGCTGGAGTTGTGGCTGTTGAAGTTACTGGAGGACCTGATGTTCCATTCCACCCAGGAAGGCCG GACAAGGCTGAGCCACCTGTTGAAGGCCGCTTGCCCGATGCTACCAAGG GATCTGACCACCTGAGGGATGTGTTTACCAAACAAATGGGTCTGACCGATCAGGATATTGTTGCACTCTCCGGTGGCCACACCCTG GGAAGATGCCACAAGGAGCGATCTGGATTTGAGGGACCATGGACCTCAAACCCTCTCATCTTTGACAACTCTTACTTCAC TGAGCTTTTGAGTGGAGAGAAAGAGGGTCTTCTGCAATTGCCAACAGACAAGACTCTTCTCACTGACCCTGGCTTCCGCCCATTTGTTGACAAATATGCTGCG GATGAGGATGCATTCTTTGCTGATTATGCTGAGGCTCACCAGAAGCTCTCTGAGCTGGG ATTCGCCGAGGCCTAA
- the LOC125209251 gene encoding protein ALP1-like, with translation MNPRREGQRAIEAQMARMLETAMPAIQEEINNEVERYQAAIQAWNEQHDRVPRTRMYIHRDREQAGLRLFMDYFSADPRWSDQMFRRRFRMRRNVFLRIVNAVVARDAYFMQTFDAVGRQSISTLQKCTSALRQLAYGTTADMFDEYLHVSEHTGRACLAKFCRAVIEAFKDTYLRKPTSDDVRRLVRMHEERHGFPGMLGSIDCMHWPWKNCPMAWRGAFTSGHKGSHPTIVLEAVADQWLWIWHAYFGVAGSNNDLNVLNGSPLFNDLCAGRAPTVEFTANHRRYTMGYYLADGIYPRWPVFVKTITCPTTDRRKLFAKKQEAARKDVERAFGVLQSRWAIVKGPARGWHRPLIADIMYTCIIMHNMIVEDEGDNATDWSDDPLVSASSSYTVTDPTVQGVPPDVRNVMARSAAMRQEDQHTRLQADLIEEIWNRN, from the coding sequence atgaATCCTCGGCGTGAAGGCCAACGAGCAATCGAAGCTCAAATGGCTCGAATGTTAGAGACGGCGATGCCCGCAATCCAAGAAGAAATCAACAACGAGGTGGAACGCTATCAAGCTGCTATCCAAGCGTGGAACGAGCAACACGACCGGGTACCGCGTACTCGGATGTATATCCACCGAGACCGTGAACAAGCTGGTTTGCGGCTTTTCATGGATTATTTCTCTGCAGATCCTCGATGGAGTGATCAGATGTTCCGTCGCCGGTTCCGGATGCGGAGGAATGTGTTCTTGCGCATTGTCAACGCAGTTGTGGCTCGTGACGCGTACTTTATGCAAACCTTCGATGCTGTCGGGCGGCAAAGTATATCGACTTTACAGAAATGCACATCCGCCCTCCGCCAACTCGCTTACGGAACAACTGCAGATATGTTTGATGAGTACCTCCATGTGAGCGAGCATACTGGACGCGCTTGCCTAGCCAAATTCTGTCGGGCAGTGATCGAAGCATTCAAGGACACATACTTGAGAAAACCAACGTCCGACGATGTTCGCAGATTGGTGCGAATGCACGAGGAGAGGCACGGCTTCCCGGGGATGCTGGGCAGCATCGACTGTATGCACTGGCCgtggaagaattgtccaaTGGCTTGGAGAGGAGCATTCACTAGCGGGCACAAGGGCTCGCATCCAACGATTGTGTTGGAGGCCGTTGCCGACCAATGgttgtggatctggcatgcctaCTTTGGAGTCGctgggtcgaacaacgacctcaatgTGTTGAACGGGTCTCCATTGTTCAACGACTTGTGTGCCGGGCGAGCGCCTACCGTAGAGTTCACGGCCAACCACCGTCGGTACACTATGGGGTACTATCTGGCAGACGGGATCTACCCTAGATGGCCCGTGTTCGTGAAGACCATCACATGTCCGACTACGGATAGGAGGAAGTTGTTTGCCAAAAAGCAAGAGGCGGCTCGGAAAGatgtggagcgcgcatttggagTTCTCCAATCACGTTGGGCTATAGTGAAGGGACCGGCCCGTGGTTGGCACCGTCCGCTAatcgccgacatcatgtatacaTGTATCAtaatgcataacatgatcgtTGAGGACGAGGGAGACAACGCCACTGACTGGAGCGACGATCCGCTCGTCAGCGCCAGCAGTAGCTACACTGTCACCGATCCGACCGTGCAAGGTGTTCCTCCCGACGTGCGCAATGTCATGGCCCGTTCAGCGGCAATGCGCCAAGAAGATCAACACACACGCCTCCAAGCGGAtctaattgaagaaatttggaaCCGCAATTGa
- the LOC125209970 gene encoding protein NRT1/ PTR FAMILY 2.7-like: MTSLHGGGNNTSLSSDTEAPPPPTATAHRRGGWITTPFIIATLFGLTVASGGWSSNLIVFLINEFNIERIDAAQISNVVSGCINFLPLLAAVAADSLFGCFSVIWISSLLSLLGLILFLLTVAVDGLKPGPTEPASGGQYAVLYSGMVLASIGLGGTRFTIATMGANQLAKQQQQATFFNWYFFSMYSAAFLSSTAIVYVEDNVGWRWGFGIGIAANALALALFLLGAPYYSRNETRASPFIGLLRVPVAAFRKRKMKTTTGDYYYGDDDDDEDAPTNWFSQLNRAAVKVDGDILPNGSVARPWKLCTVQQVEELKSVIRILPLWSSSIFLGTPIGVQLSLTILQALASDRRLTSTFTFSAGSIIIFSFLSTALGVVLIDRCVRPAWKRLTPGSKDLTPLQLIGIGHVFNFASMALSAVVEARRRRHLISVMWLVPQMVVVGLGEAFHFPGQVGLYYQEFPACLKGVATAMVAMLVGVAFYLSTAVVDFMRRVTDWLPDDIDEGRLDYVYWVMVVIGVANFGYFLVISWLYHYKNGEVVSKDEAA; the protein is encoded by the exons ATGACTTCTCTGCATGGTGGTGGGAACAACACGTCCCTCTCCAGTGATACAGAAGCACCACCACCTCCCACCGCCACAGCCCACCGCCGAGGCGGCTGGATCACCACCCCCTTCATCATAG CAACCTTATTTGGGCTGACGGTGGCCTCCGGCGGCTGGTCGTCCAACCTTATAGTCTTCCTGATCAACGAGTTCAACATCGAACGCATCGATGCTGCCCAAATCAGCAACGTCGTCAGCGGCTGCATCAACTTCTTGCCTCTCCTCGCCGCCGTTGCCGCTGATTCCCTCTTCGGCTGCTTCTCCGTCATCTGGATttcctctctcctctctctacTG GGACTCATACTTTTCCTGCTGACGGTGGCAGTGGACGGGCTGAAGCCGGGGCCCACGGAGCCAGCGTCGGGAGGCCAATACGCAGTTCTGTATTCCGGCATGGTCCTGGCGTCGATCGGATTAGGCGGAACACGATTCACAATAGCAACGATGGGAGCAAACCAGCTAGcaaagcagcagcagcaggcCACGTTCTTCAACTGGTATTTCTTCAGCATGTACAGCGCTGCCTTCCTTTCATCCACAGCCATTGTGTATGTGGAAGACAACGTCGGCTGGCGTTGGGGCTTCGGGATAGGAATTGCCGCCAACGCCCTCGCGTTAgccctcttcctcctcggGGCTCCTTACTACAGCCGCAACGAGACACGTGCCAGCCCTTTTATAGGGTTGCTGCGTGTGCCTGTCGCGGCGTTTAGGAAGAGGAAGATGAAGACGACCACCGGAGATTATTACTAtggagatgatgatgatgatgaagatgcaCCAACAAACTGGTTCAG CCAACTAAACCGCGCGGCTGTGAAGGTTGACGGCGACATCCTACCAAACGGGTCGGTAGCGAGGCCATGGAAGCTGTGCACAGTCCAACAAGTAGAAGAGCTAAAATCCGTAATCAGAATTCTCCCTTTATGGTCCTCTAGCATCTTTCTGGGCACCCCAATCGGCGTCCAGCTCAGCCTCACCATCCTTCAAGCTCTCGCATCCGATCGCCGCCTCACCTCCACCTTCACCTTCTCCGCGGGctccatcatcatcttctccttCCTCTCCACCGCCCTCGGCGTCGTCCTCATCGACCGCTGTGTCAGGCCGGCCTGGAAGCGCCTCACACCGGGCAGCAAGGACCTCACGCCCCTGCAGCTAATAGGCATCGGCCACGTGTTCAACTTCGCCAGCATGGCGCTCTCCGCTGTCGTGGAGGCGAGGAGGCGCCGCCACCTCATCTCGGTGATGTGGCTGGTGCCTcagatggtggtggtgggccTCGGGGAGGCGTTCCATTTCCCGGGGCAG GTGGGGCTGTATTATCAGGAGTTTCCGGCATGTTTGAAGGGGGTGGCGACAGCGATGGTGGCGATGCTTGTTGGCGTGGCGTTTTACTTGAGCACGGCGGTGGTGGATTTTATGAGGAGGGTTACGGATTGGTTGCCGGATGATATTGATGAGGGGAGGCTGGATTATGTGTATTGGGTGATGGTGGTGATTGGGGTTGCTAATTTTGGGTATTTTCTTGTAATTTCTTGGTTGTATCACTACAAGAATGGGGAAGTTGTGAGCAAGGATGAGGCAGCATAG